In a genomic window of Wyeomyia smithii strain HCP4-BCI-WySm-NY-G18 chromosome 1, ASM2978416v1, whole genome shotgun sequence:
- the LOC129717588 gene encoding ubiquitin carboxyl-terminal hydrolase 16, with the protein MVKMKPNEVRDDDSSTESNDDLIGSNHHYAGGGRECCVHVKPSIAPTVVRKVVKSAGLLGQCSKCRDGQSKPKLNAEEPAVGQDEEGFEIEEDSSLWLCLKCGTQLCGRYRSKHALEHFKTPHSDQHALALNTTNLKVWCYACDIHVNPKSNPRLQECVEFVTREASKSKDPFHSPQIFNIEPKLHTTPESLRAVLGDVLPLPAPSGSTIVTQMAGQTNSAAAVPVTVPNYRDIRLDIGGTRKTPPQTTTVAIVDSLPRVRGLSNLGNTCFFNAVLQCLARTPYLLDVLKESAEKGEKFQLPGGLLKLKDGTETELRPIVGELNPWGSLTQALAETLGELQAGTSGVFSPEKLLKQLINKWPQFAGADQHDSHELLRHLLESVRSEDLRRYQLVILLSLGYTKNVDPQSVEDTMKEKIKFYGSQALDRIIRPEPVFRGFLVSTLTCQDCQHISSRHESFLDLSLPVSAEKPQPPIRRKGSPEMDYGYSASSGSSAQATTKQLNKSDRRRLKKGNRVKRDKNLINLTTTGTEEGNAADAMATSEAGATPAATGGGGDAESGADDDGMSDADVEDNLTDDSQPKKGLAGAVDQNGNQALAGTPGNPEKSDDTPENPNKEVSIGDGCNVVCELGLSAEGAVNLMEKMSLNSTDGAGGKQKLDQDAKKLKNRRQRTYSHADWGSTLAPRYQCEDNECSIQSCFNSFTAVELMTGNNKVCCDACTERINGKDGKSVNTNATKQFLISSPPAVLILHLKRFQVGPRGSLRKMTKSVTFPFVLDIAPFCGSRVKKLPNVKPGQKKLLYSLYGIVEHSGTMHGGHYVAYVKVRPQLTRSDRRWEFLPKGSRAELDQEDEEALQLERDLAKEQARQLISNVNNARDSDDALTSSSSSTSRSSTGTATSDGEEEGAVGYTPRPELLPDVEPPPGKWYYVSDSHVRETSEDSVLNAQAYLLFYERFF; encoded by the exons ATGGTGAAAATGAAGCCCAATGAGGTCAGGGATGACGATTCCTCGACGGAGTCGAATGATGATTTGATTGGTTCGAACCATCATTACGCGGGCGGAGGTCGGGAATGCTGCGTGCACGTGAAACCATCGATAGCTCCGACCGTCGTGCGGAAGGTAGTCAAATCGGCTGGCCTACTCGGGCAGTGCAGCAAGTGTCGTGATGGTCAATCGAAGCCTAAATTAAACGCGGAAGAACCCGCTGTCGGACAGGACGAGGAAGGTTTCGAAATTGAGGAAGATTCCAGCCTGTGGCTTTGTTTGAAGTGCGGCACACAACTGTGCGGCCGTTACCGAAGCAAGCATGCCTTGGAacattttaag ACTCCCCACTCGGATCAACACGCACTGGCCTTGAATACGACCAACTTGAAAGTGTGGTGCTACGCTTGCGATATCCACGTTAACCCAAAGTCCAATCCGAGACTGCAGGAATGCGTCGAGTTTGTGACTCGCGAAGCGAGTAAGTCGAAAGATCCCTTCCACTCGCCACAGATTTTCAACATCGAACCGAAACTGCACACCACACCCGAATCGCTTCGAGCTGTTTTGGGTGATGTTTTACCCTTACCAGCGCCTTCCGGATCAACCATCGTCACTCAAATGGCAGGGCAAACTAACAGTGCCGCCGCCGTTCCGGTAACCGTTCCCAACTATCGCGATATTAGACTGGATATCGGCGGCACCAGAAAGACTCCTCCCCAGACAACCACGGTGGCTATCGTAGACAGTTTGCCACGCGTTCGGGGTCTGTCTAATCTGGGCAATACCTGCTTCTTCAATGCTGTTCTACAGTGTCTCGCTCGTACTCCCTATCTGCTGGATGTGTTGAAAGAATCCGCCGAAAAGGGCGAAAAGTTTCAGCTACCGGGTGGACTGCTCAAGCTTAAGGATGGCACGGAAACGGAGCTGCGACCGATTGTCGGAGAGCTAAATCCGTGGGGCTCCCTAACCCAGGCACTGGCAGAAACGCTCGGTGAACTACAAGCTGGCACCAGTGGAGTCTTTTCGCCGGAGAAACTGCTGAAGCAGTTGATCAACAAATGGCCTCAGTTTGCCGGTGCGGATCAGCATGATTCCCACGAATTGTTGCGGCACCTGTTGGAGAGTGTTCGCAGTGAGGATTTGAGAAG ATACCAGCTGGTGATTTTACTCTCGCTTGGCTACACCAAGAACGTTGACCCGCAGAGCGTCGAGGACACGATGAAGGAGAAGATCAAGTTCTACGGCTCGCAGGCGCTCGATCGGATCATCCGACCGGAGCCGGTTTTCCGGGGCTTCCTTGTCTCCACGCTAACCTGTCAGGACTGTCAGCATATTTCGTCGCGACACGAATCCTTCCTAGATTTGTCGTTGCCGGTCAGTGCGGAGAAACCTCAGCCACCGATTCGGCGAAAAGGTAGTCCGGAGATGGATTACGGGTACAGTGCCAGCAGTGGTAGCAGTGCCCAAGCCACCACTAAACAGTTGAACAAATCCGACCGGCGACGGTTAAAGAAGGGGAATCGGGTCAAGCGAGACAAGAACTTGATAAACTTAACAACCACTGGCACCGAAGAGGGCAACGCGGCAGATGCAATGGCAACCAGCGAAGCTGGAGCTACTCCGGCAGCTACCGGAGGAGGTGGAGATGCTGAGTCCGGAGCGGATGATGACGGCATGTCCGATGCGGACGTCGAAGATAACCTAACGGATGATTCACAACCTAAGAAGGGACTAGCTGGAGCAGTGGATCAGAATGGCAATCAGGCACTGGCCGGAACCCCGGGTAATCCGGAAAAGAGTGATGACACTCCGGAAAACCCGAATAAGGAGGTTTCGATCGGTGATGGTTGTAACGTGGTCTGTGAGTTAGGGTTGAGTGCCGAGGGCGCGGTGAacttgatggaaaaaatgagttTGAATAGTACTGACGGTGCAGGAGGAAAGCAGAAACTGGATCAGGATGCCAAAAAGCTAAAGAATCGTCGCCAGCGGACCTACAGCCATGCGGACTGGGGCAGTACTCTAGCGCCGCGCTATCAGTGCGAAGATAACGAGTGCTCCATCCAGTCGTGCTTCAACAGTTTCACTGCTGTCGAGCTGATGACCGGTAACAACAAGGTCTGCTGCGATGCTTGCACCGAGCGAATCAACGGCAAGGATGGCAAATCGGTTAACACGAACGCAACGAAGCAGTTTCTCATTTCGTCACCTCCTGCGGTGCTAATTTTGCACCTCAAACGCTTCCAAGTGGGACCACGTGGGTCACTGCGAAAGATGACAAAATCCGTCACATTCCCCTTTGTGTTGGACATTGCACCGTTCTGTGGTTCTCGCGTCAAAAAGCTTCCCAACGTTAAACCCGGTCAGAAAAAACTGCTTTACTCACTGTACGGTATCGTGGAACATTCGGGCACAATGCATGGTGGCCACTATGTGGCATACGTTAAGGTCCGTCCACAGTTAACGCGAAGCGACAGACGGTGGGAGTTTCTTCCGAAAGGATCGCGTGCCGAGCTGGATCAAGAGGATGAGGAAGCCCTCCAGCTAGAGCGAGATCTGGCGAAGGAACAGGCCCGCCAACTGATCAGCAATGTTAACAACGCGCGGGATAGTGACGATGCGTTGACTTCTTCCAGCAGCTCTACCAGCCGATCATCCACCGGAACGGCCACCTCGGATGGGGAAGAAGAAGGTGCGGTAGGATATACTCCTCGGCCGGAGCTGCTGCCTGATGTAGAGCCACCACCCGGCAAGTGGTACTACGTATCCGACAGTCACGTTCGGGAAACGAGCGAGGATAGCGTGTTGAACGCGCAAGCCTATTTACTGTTTTACGAGCGCTTCTTCTAA